The Dreissena polymorpha isolate Duluth1 chromosome 9, UMN_Dpol_1.0, whole genome shotgun sequence genome contains the following window.
AATGGATTATAGAATTGCGTAACATTGTTTAGTGTTTGTGTTatgttcatatattttatattaatatggcCGTAACCATTATTATGTAAAGATTGACTGCAAACCATGTAATAAGATTGGCAATCGTTGCGAAACATGTAATGTCATTCTTTTTGATATTTGAATTCTTCTACAGTGTATGGGCGATGTACCATATTGCTACTACTTAAGTTAAGTTCTTTCTTTCAGACGTGTTATATGAGTAGATCAATTTTTGCATTACTCTTTGATGCATATATAAGCTTAAGCAATACACATTAGTTTCTAATTCAaaacaggttgttttttttaatgcagactATTTTCCGCGCCCTAGTGCAGACTCGCCTTAATACGTTGCCAAAGTTTAGGAACTTATGAGTGTAAAACCAAATCGGATAGTGCAATAATGGTTAATTATTATTTGTCAACATTGAAAATAAGTTTTAtccaaatatgttttttttattattagatTGTATGTACAAACTTGCGAGTTATATTGAAGACGTTGTTTTCGGTGTTCTTCATTACAGCCGACTGTCAGTTACTAAAAATAGCACAATACAGTATAtcttatttaaatatatcaaatcAGAATTGTAACGCAAGGGgaaatatttaatgtatataattgTTCGATGGACCTTTAAAGAAAATCCTTAATACGTTtctatatacattatatttaaatactaatTCACGAAGTTGAATAAATGTTATATAGAATTAAAATAGTCCATGATAAAAAGTATAGAGATGACGTTGTCTTTCGTGCAATATGTATTGCGTTAGTTATAGCTATATTGGTTagcatttgtttaaacattaaattctgcattattctttgaacaaatttaatagaATTTTCTTTCACACCATTATGATGTATTTTGCACAGTTATTACTCGCTTTACGTATCAGATCAGACATGACGTTAACGTATCCCCATGCGACTATACATCTCGAAACATTCATACAGTGTTAaattcaaatgataaatataacagcgactaaaatgtttttttatttttcaaataatttttaacataacgattgtttttaatattaaaacatagAATTTTACAgttgttatttgcatttaaattcGTAATTTAATTCAAGTAAGTGTTCATCTAATATTGAAATCACAAAAAAGTTACGAAAGTGCGCATATAGTGTGTTgctgaaattgaaataataccTCGACACTCATATATCTAAATATGATGAAACAACAAACTGTGAAATCGAGTTTCCGTTAACGAACATCCAATTCAATcaaacatgtatatgtatgttgcTTGAACGGTACAAATGAGACCAATAAACTGTATTTAAGTGGCATTTCTAAATAAGTATGGTTTGTGATTGTATATCGTTTtcttaaaatttatattttcttatGTTTATGAGCGTTGTATTGTTCGAAAAATGGCTAGGAAAATATATCTTCTACGCGTGTAAAAGATAAAGCATATGAGAAgaaaaattgtttataaaaaagaaaactgGTGCGATAACAGCAAACTACCCGTCAAAAATATGGCATGTTTACCATGCGGTAAGACGTTTTACAAAGCATATTAGTTTATAACACAAACGTTTACTTTAGCTCTGGTCGTTTCTATTTGGTGGCACCTATTCTAAGGCATGTTATTACGATGCACTATGCATAAGAATGCCGTGTCGCTGGACACAAAAACATAAAGAATTAGGAAACAGATACATGTGATGCTCTTAGAGTTTGAGTATTAGTTCCATGTGCTGTCCTGTTCGCAATTAAGTAATGAAAAAAGTATTCCCATTTTCCAAAGTACTGTTATTGTTTTCTCACTAAGTTGTATCCGAACGAATCAAcggaaacaaacaaatattgcaaTTTACTTGCTTGTTTATGATATTATGTTCCGAGAATTAGAAACATGCCCCAATAACAGATCGTGGGTCTACGTGGTAAAAGGTCTAGTAGGTAATTGTGGTTTTAACGATGTGTGGCTGAATCAAAGGGTTGGGGATGTAGACACATTTTTTGTTAGAGTAAGAGCTACagatatgtttatacaaataGAAAGTAATATATGGAGAGATACTATAATTGTGATATATCATATTTGTGTGATTCAAataatatctatgtatatattgtttgctgagactattaaaaactggacattcgagttAGAAATGGAACTCATCTTCGAAAACATTACagtgtaaacattatttgtttccATACGGTGTTTTTTCAGGCTTGTGCCAACGCTCTGCTTCGATTTCAAGTCTGTGAGCGGGTTCTCTTAGACGCGTAAACTCGAATCTAAATTTTGAAAGATTTACAATATTGAGAAAAGGCTGAAATCTAAAATTCCGTAACTGCAGTAGTTTTTACCCCTTGTCGTTTGTTGTAACTCTGTTATCCAATTCCGTACATAAATATCCGATATGCGTTGTTTAACAATcgatataaaacaattaacgtctCATACTCCCTGAAAAAACATGCCTCACCGAAACCTAgtgtatttaataaatgtttaactgATTTTACCCTAGAATATATTTTTGGATAAAGTTCAAGATCATGTAATtacatattataaacaattataaacaatgttaatatatttaacaccatcagattgtaatatttttaaccaatattttaaaacataaaaaacagtttatttataaGGGGGTTACGCCCAAGTTCCCCGTAAATGACGTTAGTTTGGGTTTGAGATCGGACACCCAGCGCCTGTTTTAATAACGTAGGTATATTCTTTCAATTCTGGATGCTATTTTTAAATCTCCAAACTTCAcagccataatttaaaattggttcAATAAGCTTGTCGAATAATTCGAGACTATGGCTAACTGAGATATTAGTTAATTTCaacaaatttgattttaacttaattgatttgattttaactaaattgatttgattttaacttaaaaGGTGTTTTTAGGGCCTGCCCTGAAAGCGCATCATATGTTGCTGAATAAGATCCCCCCGTTGTAAATAATACTCCAAGATATGTAAATGTATTAACAATTTCCAGCTCATTTCCttcaatgttttactattttgtCCACACTTTTAAAAAgaatcattatttttgttttattgatatttacacacAATTTCCATTTCGCAAAATACTCATCAAACAAATCTAATCCATTTTGTAAATCAACTTCCGATTTCGCAGAGAACAATGTCGTCAGCATACAACAATAAACCTATTTTTAACATGCCAAAATCAACGccttcaaatttattttaaaaaagtgttCCTCGATGTCGTTTagatacattgaaaataaaaaaggcgATAATCAGGCCCCTATAAACGATTCCTTACTGATTtcgctattatattttatttttcatttaaccaCATTATACATTGATCTTACGATATTCCAAATTTTATCTCGTATGCCTAGTTTTATTAATATGTAACATGTAATATCTCTCACCACACAATCAAATGATTTTGTAAGTTCAATAGATGCCGTATACATTTTCTtcttttgatttaaaatatgagtaattATACCTTGCAAGATGAATATATTATCAACTGTTCCAATGCTTTTCCAAAATCCGGCTTGGGCATctttgtaaacattatttttgttccCCAACCACTTAATCGATTGTTAATAATATtactaaataattttcctacAGTGCTTAACAATGTAATTCATCTGTAATTGGCCTATGGCATTGGAACACTCATTAAAAACTGTAATACCACTGATCAACGGGCAATAGCTCATAAACATTCGTTGGTGCAGAATAACCGGACAATACACGCATGTCCACCCTCTTTATGATACTGCATATACATTCTTTTCTATGTCCGATCATTATGGGTAGTTCCTGAGATCTCGCGTGTGATTGAAACACTCATTAAACACGGTCATTCAATTGATCAAAGTGCAATAGCTCCTAAATATTCGTTGGTGCGGAACAACCGGACAATATGTGCATGTCCACCCTTTAATGATACTGCATATACAGTCTTATCTGTGTCCGATCATAATGGGTAGTTCCCCAGATCTTGCGTTGAATTGAAACACTAAATAGAAACTGTCATACCATTGATCAAAGGACAATAGCTCCTAAACATTCGTTGGTGCGGAACAAACGGACAATATGCGCATGTCCACCCTTTAATGATACTGCATATACAGTCTTTTCAATGTCCGATCATTATGGGTAGTTCCTGAGATCTCGCGAAGCATTGTCACACTCAATAGAAACTGTCATACCATTGATCAAAGGGCAATGGCTCCTAAATATTCGTTGGTGCGGAACAACCGGACAATATTCGCATGTCCACACTTTTATGATACTGCATATACAGTCTTTTCCTTTCAGATCAGTATGGGTAGTTTGTGAGATATTGCGTTGATTTAAAACACTCATTAGAAACTGTCATACCATTGATCAAAGGACAGTAGCTCCTAAACATGCGTTGGTGCGGAACAACCGGACAATATACGCATGTTCACCCTTAAATGATACTGAATATACCGTCTTTTCTATGTCCGATCATTATGGGTAGTTCCTGAGATCTCGCGTGGCATAGAAACACTCATTAGAAACTGTAATTCCATTGATGAAAGGGCAATAGCTCCTAAACATTCGTTGGTGCGGAACAACCGGACAATATGCGCATGTCCACCCTTTTATGATACTGCATATTTAGTCTTTTCTATGTCCGATCATTATGGGTAGTTCCTGAGATCTCGCGTGGAATTGAAACACTTAATAGAAACTGTCATACCATTGATCAGAGGGCAATAGCTCCTAAACATGCGTTTGTTCGGAACAACCGGACAATATGCGAATGTCCATCCTGTAATGATACTGCATGTACAGTCTTGTCTATGTCCGTTCATTATGGGTAATTCCTGAAATCTCGCGTGGCATTGGAACACTCATTAGAAATTGTTATACCATTGATCACAGGGCAATAGCTCTTAAACATTCGTTGGTGCAGAATAACCGGATAATATACGCATGTCCACCCTTTAATGATACTGCATATATAGTCTTTTATATGTCCGATCATTATGGGTAGTTCCTGAGATCTCGCGTGGCATTAACACAATCAATAGAAACTGTCATACCATTGATCAAAGGGCAATAGCTCCTAAACATTTGTTTCTGCGGAACAACCGGACAATATGCGCATGTCCACCCTTTAATGATACTGTACATACAGTCTTTTCTATGTCCGATCATTATGGGTTGTTCCTGAGATCTCGCGTGGCGTTGTATTGGCGACTAGTAAGAtcaacatgccgcaccatcgacggtagtaaataacgtgtcaacaaacaaggcaataaagcaataaatcaatacctttgtggTAACAAACAGGGAGTACGTGTTGATAATTGGCTCTTTTGTTTGTTTAACTCGCGAAAATTtaaactagcgaactgcggggagtggggggggctattagcgaagacgcAATTGACACGTGTATCGAACTCGCGATAAAATTCAGTTGAGACATTGGATGGCTGATATTGATgctttgttaaccaatatccatcACTGATTACTCgcgaaaataaagtatttataagtaaCAGTTTTATGAAGAATCGCATTGGTATCTAAAATCTTGTCGAGTTAACGTCTTATTTGTTCCATCAGACATTGATATCATTGTTAGCAATTTACGTCATCCACGATGTCACCGCTATCGTCTGATGCAAGTTTTATTAAAGAAAGCAAATAAATAACCTAATttgataaatatacattaataataaaattgaTACAGAATAAACCATGAAACACACCATTTTTGAGCTATACTTAGCGAACTTAATGTAAGCGACCCAACCAGAAATAAGATAATGACACGTGAAAATAAACATTGTATAATTCTTTAATTGTTTACTCATATTCTTTTACgcagaaaaaataaatacaatatatagcaaacatttacaaaattataaaaataattgttacagTACATTTCCTTAAGAAACAgacatgttatcaacgcaagcgatctCAAATTACTTTCCTTTCTATAGAGTACAGGTACGAGCGGTATCACATTGTTTACGTATACTTGAACATTTTAACTACTTAAGGTGTTTCTGTTAACCGGTTACTAACCGGTTACGGCggaaggttaaccggttaatgatttgtgtaacctcttgcatccctaagtCCAATATACCGTCTTTTCTATTTCCGATTATTATGGGTAGTTCCTGAGATATCGCGTGGCATTGAAACACTCATTAGAAACTGTCATTCCATTGATGAAAGGGCAATATCTCCTAAACATTCGTTGGTGCAGAACAAACGGACAATATGCACATGTCCAACCTTTTATGATACTGCATATTTATTCTTTTCTATGTCCGATCATTATGGGTAGTTCCTGAGATCTCGCGTGGAATTGAAACACTCATTAGAAACTGTCATACCATTGATCAGACGGCAATAGCTCCTAAACATGCGTTGGTGCGGAACAATCGGACAATATGCGCATGTCCACACTTTCTTGATACTGAATATACCGTTTTTCCTATGTCCGATTATTTTGGATAGTTCAGGAGATCTCGCGTGGAATTGAAACACTCATTAGAAACTGTCATACCATTGATCAAAGGGCAATAGCTCCTAAACATTCGTTTGTTCGGAACAACCGGACAATATGCGCAAGTCCACCCTGAAAAGATACTGCATATACAGTCTTGTCTATGTCCGATCATTATGGGTAATTACAGAGATCTCGCGTGGCATTGGACCACTCATTAGAAACTGGTATACCATTGATCAAATGGCAATAGCTCCTAAAAATTCGATGGTGCAGAACAACCGAACAATATGCGCATGTCCAACCTTTTATAATACTGCCTATACAGAATTTTCTATGTCTGATTATTATGGGTAATTCCTGAGATCTCGCGTGGAATTGAAACACTCAATAGAAACTGTCATACCATTGATCAAAGGGCAATAGCTCCTATACATTCGTTGATGCAGAACAACCGGACAATATGCGCATGTCCaccattttatgaaaattaatatacaatattttctatgtccatTTATTATGGGTAGTTCCTGAGATCTCGCTTGGAATTTAAACACTCAATAGAAACTGCCATGCCATTGATCAAATGGCAATATCTCCTAAAAATTCGATGGTGCAGAACAACCGAACAATATGCGCATGTCCACCCTTTTATAATACTGCCTATACAGAATTTTCTATGTCTAATCATTATGGGTAGTTCCTGAGATCTCGCGTGGAATTGAAACAccaggggcgtagataatgggggggcagggggggcggccgccccccaatatttcggctagtcatcgttatataaataaatgtaaaatcccaaaaaaatcgccgccccaaaaccagtatttttgtaatcacgcgccgtcagtgcagaagccatgtgtcccctaggTAAAATAATGGGATGGTTGGAACCTCTTAATGTTGATGGCAACATTATTCAGAcactataatgtttatttaacttgCCTGGCAAAACAACCCTTCTTCGAAACTGCTTGAATCATAAACACACTGTCAGTGCTAATGTCTTCACTGTTTATCTCAGACTGCAGAACATTCCAGGAATTAGACAGTAATGACCATTAGTATCATGTCAACAGTCTCTGCAATCaaatacgcgtgaaaaacattcattagtttgaaaatatttttgttctctaagtacatcagttattatttgattagaaatcattgaaacaatatcatatatgtaattgtttaatgttcaaaatgagtattcctaatcagcctcgaaattttgcgtttcctaagcgtacattcgggaagaaaaagccagaacagcgttcattccaatcttgttggtttgattccttcacatggctccactacgatgaggtatgtatattagtattaaattttaatttgcgatcgttcttatcttttctgaacctaacgttgatctaaatacaaacgaaatttagaaaaaaaggcacaacatacaaaaaatactcgtattgtaaaaaaaaatgttgcttaataatgtttcttattattatcattaatatttaacacaaaatttattacaatgttattcttttcagagccgggaccttgcgttctGCCACCTCTGCATGGCGGCCAAGAAGTTGGGCAAGATCGGCAACACGAAGGTGGACGGCAGCTTCATCAGTGATGGCTTCTCCAAATGGAAAGCGGGTACCGAGAAGTTCCGGAAGCACGAAAAAAGCGAGTGCCACAAGGAGGCGGTCGAGCGACTGGTGACGCTTCCCGCCACGACGCGTGACGTGGGGGAGATGCTGTCAGCGGGGCACGCTTAGG
Protein-coding sequences here:
- the LOC127846171 gene encoding zinc finger MYM-type protein 1-like gives rise to the protein MFKMSIPNQPRNFAFPKRTFGKKKPEQRSFQSCWFDSFTWLHYDESRDLAFCHLCMAAKKLGKIGNTKVDGSFISDGFSKWKAGTEKFRKHEKSECHKEAVERLVTLPATTRDVGEMLSAGHA